In Bacteroidetes bacterium GWF2_43_63, a genomic segment contains:
- a CDS encoding adenosylhomocysteinase — translation MLQTEAKMNYKVKDIALADWGRKEIEIGEKEMPGLMALRKKFGTEKPLKGARIMGSLHMTIQTAVLIETLKELGADVRWASCNIFSTQDHAAAAIAAAGTPVFAWKGETLEEYWWATSQALNFDGKGPQLIVDDGGDATLMIHLGAEIEKNPSLLDTPVHTPDEKALYKTLKEIYVENPTRWTNLVKEWKGVSEETTTGVHRLYQMMEKGELLIPAINVNDSVTKSKFDNLYGCRESLADGIKRATDVMIAGKVVVVCGYGDVGKGCAHSMRSYGARVITTEIDPICALQAAMEGFEITTVENALPEGNIYVTTTGNRDVITIEHMAKMKDESIVCNIGHFDNEIQMEQLENYPGIKKINIKPQVDKYIFPDGHCIYLLAEGRLVNLGCATGHPSFVMSNSFTNQTLAQIELWKNKYEVGVYRLPKHLDEEVARLHLDQLGVKLTQLTTEQADYIGVPKEGPYKADHYRY, via the coding sequence ATGTTACAAACTGAAGCAAAGATGAACTACAAAGTAAAAGATATCGCGCTGGCCGATTGGGGCCGCAAAGAAATTGAAATCGGCGAAAAAGAAATGCCGGGCCTGATGGCATTACGCAAAAAATTCGGAACCGAAAAACCGCTGAAAGGCGCGCGCATAATGGGTTCGCTGCACATGACCATTCAGACGGCCGTGCTTATTGAAACACTGAAAGAACTCGGTGCCGACGTACGCTGGGCCAGCTGCAACATTTTCTCGACACAGGATCACGCGGCCGCGGCCATTGCTGCTGCCGGAACGCCCGTTTTTGCCTGGAAGGGCGAAACCCTCGAAGAATACTGGTGGGCCACTTCTCAGGCCCTCAACTTCGACGGTAAAGGCCCGCAGCTTATCGTTGACGATGGCGGCGATGCAACGCTCATGATTCACTTAGGTGCTGAAATCGAAAAGAATCCTTCGCTGCTCGACACACCGGTTCACACGCCCGATGAAAAAGCATTATATAAAACACTGAAAGAAATTTATGTTGAGAATCCAACGCGCTGGACAAATCTGGTGAAAGAATGGAAGGGCGTTTCGGAAGAGACTACCACCGGTGTTCATCGTTTGTATCAGATGATGGAAAAAGGTGAATTGCTTATTCCGGCTATCAATGTAAACGACAGTGTGACCAAATCGAAATTCGACAATCTGTATGGTTGCCGCGAATCATTGGCCGACGGAATCAAACGCGCCACCGATGTTATGATTGCCGGAAAAGTAGTCGTAGTCTGCGGTTACGGCGATGTTGGCAAAGGCTGTGCCCATTCAATGCGTTCGTACGGAGCCCGTGTGATCACTACTGAAATCGACCCTATTTGTGCTCTGCAGGCCGCTATGGAAGGTTTTGAAATCACTACCGTCGAAAACGCACTGCCGGAAGGAAACATTTATGTGACCACCACCGGAAACCGCGATGTCATTACCATTGAGCACATGGCCAAAATGAAGGACGAATCAATCGTTTGCAACATCGGCCACTTTGATAATGAAATTCAGATGGAACAACTGGAGAATTATCCCGGCATCAAAAAAATCAATATCAAACCACAGGTTGACAAATATATTTTCCCTGACGGACATTGCATTTATCTGCTGGCAGAAGGCCGCCTTGTGAATCTTGGCTGTGCTACCGGACATCCTTCGTTTGTGATGAGTAATTCATTCACCAACCAGACCCTGGCTCAGATTGAACTCTGGAAAAACAAATACGAAGTTGGTGTGTACCGCCTTCCAAAACATCTGGACGAAGAAGTAGCCCGCCTCCACCTCGATCAGCTCGGTGTAAAACTTACACAGCTCACAACCGAACAGGCCGATTATATTGGTGTTCCGAAGGAAGGCCCTTATAAAGCTGATCATTACCGCTATTAA
- a CDS encoding MATE family efflux transporter has product MRRLGSLIGDAIAGKEYDYTNGRISKALVLLSIPMVLEMLMESLFAIADIFFVSKLGSEAVAAVGLTESINTIVYAIGIGMAVAATAIVSRRAGAKRFMAASITSFQVLLTTLLVSIPIAIAGIIFSGDLLRMMGAEENVASNMGVYTAITLGTAPLIMLLFAANAIFRSSGNPATAMKVLLVANGLNIVLDPILIFGWGPIPAMGVEGAAIATLIGRSVGVIMQLYILFNGKHLIGITRRAIMIHWRTIGEIFRLAAGVTGQHLIGTASWIILMRIMAEFGSVVVAGYTIAIRIVLFFLLPAEGFSNAAATMVGQNLGAGKPHRAERSAWSAAWLNMTFLGTAGVFMALFPSEIIGFFSYEADVIAAGAKGLRMVSFGMIMYGLGSVMLNSINAAGDTLRPAWFMFAAFWLVEIPLALWLSFNTSAGSNGVYISILTAESFMAFLALWWFRRGRWKTIKI; this is encoded by the coding sequence ATCCGGCGCCTGGGCTCGCTTATAGGCGATGCTATTGCCGGTAAGGAATATGATTATACCAACGGCAGAATATCGAAAGCGCTCGTACTGCTTTCAATTCCCATGGTGCTCGAAATGCTCATGGAATCACTGTTTGCCATTGCCGACATTTTCTTTGTGTCGAAACTGGGTTCCGAAGCTGTGGCGGCGGTCGGACTTACCGAATCAATCAACACAATTGTTTATGCAATCGGAATAGGTATGGCGGTGGCTGCAACGGCTATTGTGTCGCGCCGCGCAGGTGCGAAGCGCTTTATGGCTGCTTCAATCACATCATTTCAGGTGTTGCTGACAACGCTGTTGGTTTCAATACCAATTGCGATTGCAGGAATCATTTTTTCAGGTGACTTGCTGCGAATGATGGGCGCGGAAGAAAACGTTGCATCCAACATGGGCGTGTACACCGCCATTACGTTGGGGACAGCGCCGCTCATTATGCTGCTTTTCGCTGCCAATGCCATTTTTCGTTCATCGGGAAATCCGGCAACGGCCATGAAGGTGTTATTGGTGGCCAACGGACTCAACATTGTTCTTGATCCCATTCTCATTTTCGGATGGGGACCGATACCGGCCATGGGTGTTGAAGGTGCTGCCATTGCAACGTTGATCGGACGTTCAGTCGGAGTAATTATGCAGTTGTATATTTTATTCAATGGAAAGCATTTAATCGGCATAACACGGCGAGCTATAATGATTCACTGGCGGACTATTGGTGAAATTTTTCGGCTCGCTGCCGGTGTCACTGGTCAGCATCTGATTGGCACAGCCAGCTGGATTATTCTGATGCGTATTATGGCCGAATTTGGCAGTGTGGTGGTGGCGGGTTATACCATAGCCATTCGCATCGTGTTGTTTTTTCTTTTGCCTGCCGAGGGATTCAGCAACGCAGCCGCTACAATGGTTGGTCAGAATCTTGGTGCCGGAAAACCGCACCGTGCCGAACGTTCAGCATGGAGTGCCGCGTGGCTCAACATGACTTTTCTGGGAACGGCCGGCGTTTTCATGGCGTTGTTTCCGTCGGAGATTATCGGATTTTTCAGCTACGAAGCCGACGTAATTGCAGCCGGAGCCAAAGGATTGCGCATGGTGAGTTTTGGAATGATCATGTATGGACTTGGCTCTGTCATGCTCAATTCCATCAATGCTGCCGGCGACACACTGCGTCCGGCCTGGTTTATGTTTGCTGCATTCTGGTTGGTCGAAATACCGCTTGCACTGTGGCTTTCGTTTAATACTTCCGCCGGGTCGAACGGTGTTTATATTTCCATTCTGACAGCAGAATCCTTCATGGCATTTCTGGCGTTGTGGTGGTTCCGCCGCGGAAGATGGAAGACGATTAAAATTTAA